Genomic window (Syngnathus typhle isolate RoL2023-S1 ecotype Sweden linkage group LG19, RoL_Styp_1.0, whole genome shotgun sequence):
CAGCACCTTTCAGGAGCTGCAAGCGGCCTCCGCTGGCTCACTGTAGCGTCGTCCCCTACTGACCtggtgggcgggcgggcgcaccACTATTGCACTACGGCGGGCCATCCACCTTCCCAGCGAGCCGGTGGACGGTTGCGCTCGTGGAGACATTTCAACATCAGCATTTTGGGCGGGAAGGCCTCAGTCGCATACACTGTCCACCGAGAAGGCTTTTGTTTCCCTTCTGaagtgtatatttttttttagtctttcctaaaaaaaaaaaaaaaggaaaaaacctGCAAGCTGGAAAAACGGTATAAGAAATGGACGCTTGGGACggcgaacttttttttttttttttagattttgggGGAACAAACCAATGTTTGAGGTTCTTCTTGAACATGTTTTTATCGTTTCTTTCTACCGCTGTTTGTGTGCGAGGGGTTGGTGAGTAAGGCGTTTCTTTTTCCCCTCAGAGGAGCCTGCACTAAGATTTTAATTTTTCCCCGGGTTACTTTTTTATGTGTGAATGAATTGCCCACCGGGTGTACAGAGAGTGTCACGCATTTATCATGGCgctgttcatttgttttttgaccccagccccccgccccccctttgGCAGTTGCCTCTATACGGAATGTCACccactcttctttttttagaagcgcttttttttgtgtgtgcgtgtgtgtgcgcgagttTTCGCCAAAGCGGGAGggctaattttttttaaatctgtggaCCAATGGCAACAGTAGTGAAGGGGAACGACACGCAGGATGACAAATAAGgtagtgccccccccccacacacacacacaaacacacgcctgccacagcccccccaccccagccCACCCGATGATTGAATGTGATCTGCCATCATTGGTCAGGATTGTTGACAGCGCCCCCCGAGGAGATTTTTCCACGATTCTAAACACTGCTCTTGAACTCTGTTGACCCTGAACAATTGACTTCATGGAAAGGATTTCAATGCCtgcttggtggtggtggtggtgggggggtggtGCTAACTGTGTTAGCTCATCTGATGACTGTGGTGCtttagaccccccccccttccccgtcAGCCCCTCCTCACGCACACACTCCACaaccaacatttttttgggCCCCTCGTGTTCCAATGTCTCAAACTTTGCAATATTTGTGTGTACAGCAGTATTTTAATAAAGAATTCAAAAAGCGAGACAGCATCGTCACATTGGAAAAAATGCGTAAGGGCAGTCGAAAGAAAACCACACATTACAGCATAGGAATTCCTCAAAACTATCCATACAGATATCAGCATATAATGTCAGTGTAAGAAGGGCCTTTCCTCCCTTTGAGGTACCAATACAACCAGGAACTGTGACTTTTAGACTTGGCTAACTGTAATAATGGAGGGAGCTAGAAGGAGGGGTAAAATAGGTTGTAGTCGGGAGGAGGGGAGCCCCCCAGGTCCGAATCCCACCCGGATGACCCGTTGCTATGGAGGCGGACGGCTTCCTTGACGCCGTTGCTCCAGGAAAGACGCTGCAGCTCCTCTGAAGGTAGGACCATGCCGCTGTCGCAATCCTGAAGCACACGTCAAGTTTATTcaagtatttgtgtgtgtatatttgctTCCTCCTCACCTCAGATCTGTGACGCGGATCCTCGCAGGGCATCTCCTCaaatgtgtccagtttggccACCACGGCATGCATGTAACTGCACGGTGCAAGCACACCGCTCACATGGTCAACATTTGGATTGGTTCTTCTGTTCAACAATACATGACAAATGAAATGAAGCGATCAAATCATGGACAGTGGCGACCTTAAGTTAGTGACAGCAAGGGACGTTTCTCCGCTCTTCCGAGATTCCACCCGAGATCCCAGAGGAATCCAATTCTTCCCGTCCTGCCAATATAAATTCAACATTGTTGTCAATGTTAACGGCTTCCGATGACTCGTGTTGTTTTTTTGATATCGACCAGTTTGACCGTGGGGCGAAGCAGATCTCCGAGGGTGTCCGCCAGGTTGGAAAAGGAAGGTCTCTCGCTGGGCTCGGCCTCCCAGCAGGCCAGCATGGTGCTGTAACTGGACAGCCGCAAAACCACCACGTGAGCTCGGGACGGAAAGCCAAAGCCGACTCGCCGTGGCTTTCTCCTCACATGTCGGCCGTGCTGTACTCCGGCGCCCTCATCCTGGTTCCCGCCTTCAATCTGCGACAGAAGTCCTCGTCGGTGTGCAGGCCGGGATATGGTGAGGCCCCTACGGTACGTGTCGGCACGACATCACTCTCACCGAGTTCCCCTTGTGTCCAAGGGTGTCGTCAGCTCTTACCCAAAGAGAAGATTTCCCAGAGCAGGACACCAAAGGCCCACACGTCACTCTGAGTGGTAAAGACCTTGTCGAAGATGGACTCCGGAGACATCCACTTGAGAGGCAGGCGAGCCTAACAGCCGATCAGGTTAGAGAAAAGGCAAAGCAAAATGTTGGAACTGAAACAAAGCTGCTCGCatgcaatttgtgtgtgtgtgtgtgtgtgtgtgtgtgtgtgtgtgtgtgtgtgtgtgaatgcatGCGTACTCACGTCACCCTTTCGCACATAATCGGGGTCTTTGTAGATGTCCCTCGCTAGGCCAAAGTCGCAAATTTTGACCACCTTGTTGTCAGACAGTAAAACATTTCGGGCTGCCAGGTCCCGATGAATGCactaaagtggaaaaaaaaatcgaatcaaATGTCACGGATTGAAGATGATAAGGGGTCAGACCTTGCGGGACGCCAGGAAGTCCATTCCTCGCGCCACCTGGAAGCTGAAAGAGATGAGATCCTCCAGAAATAACGACGAGTCTGATGTGTCATCTAttggaaattgaaaaaaagaaaattccagATATGATAGACGCTTACAAACTattgctaataacaaaaaggcAACCACTGGCAGCAGTTACCTCCAATGTTTGTGTCATCATTCATTTCTCTCTGGATGTTGCAACTCTTCTTTCCAGATTTTCTTCTGGCTACCTGGAGCATATAAAATAGAAATCAAGTCTTCTCTATTGGAATTCAATCCAAAAGAAATGACATGACAAAGAATTTCGACTCACAAGAGCAGTAACTGGCATTCAAATGAATTGCGTTGAAAGTAGAATTGGATTTGAAATGGCGTTCATTTGCTCCTAACTCGAGCTATAAATGGAAAGTTGCGCAAGCAAGTCAAGGCATCCAAATTGAAGTTGCCGTGAGAAACTTGACGTGCCGTGTTTGGTTAATTGCGAGAGGCTCAGAGGAGCTATAGGGAAGTAACGGTGAGGCAGATAAGGTCTTCGTCTCAACCTCAACACAAGATTACAGAAGTGACTTTTTGCGCCAATGATTTGACCCTTTCGGTATTGCTTAACATAATGACAAGAGAGCCCGATAGCATCTTTAACCATTCAACAGCACAGTCACCTCAAACATCTCGCGTTTGCTTCTCAGGAAGCTGGACAGGTTTCCATGGCGACAGTACTCCACAATCACCATCAGCGGCCCTGTAATGCCAACACGCGCCACATCCGAATTCTCCTCAACCTGAGCCAAATCGTATTGCGTGCGGAATCACGATGGTCCACAAACCTCCCGGCTTGGTGCAAGCTCCCAGTAGGTTAACCACGTTGACATGGTGTCCGATGTAGTTGAGGATTTTCAGTTCAGTCACCAGGGCTTTGTGCTCGCTGACTGTGGCGCCCTCTAGCGGATGAAACGCCAAcatacatccatacatacatgGGGCGAAAACTACAATGCAATAGATTGAAGACCTTTTGTACCTTTGAGCATTTTAACAGCAACCGTCGTGCAGCTGGAAGCATTGTCCATTCCAAACGCAGCTGCCCGCACCACTTTACCAAAGGCTCCTCGGCCCAAATTCTTGCCTGCTTGACAGGAACACCATACTTGGAGTATTATTCCAAGTGAAGACTTGAAAGCTTCCCCCTAACCCAAATTCCCGCTTGGGTGTGTGACATGATACTCGCTTCTCGCCCATCCTGGAAGTGAGCGTCTGATAAGACACAACTTCCAAGGCCGTCAGGAGAACATTGGACTGACCACCACCCTTGTGGCTGATTAGTGTCAGTAAACACCCTCCGACTGGGCTTTTAATTACCCAGCCAAAGACAATACACTGATGAATGGAACCTCCCAACGATCATTTGATAAGAGCTATGAGAAAGTCGGAGGATCGCCGACGCCATCTCAATACATCCTCTGCTTACATTCCTGGGAGCAAACATAGGAGAAAAATACGCTACCTAATTTGAGACGCTCTCGAGGGAACTCCCACCGGTTGGGATCATACTGGAGTCGTTCAGACTGCTCCGGGACGGGGCCTTCTCCAGAGTCCAGTATGATGGACAGGTACTCGGTTTGACTCTGGGAATTGTCGGGCTGTAGAATGTAGGGACGCGGAATCCCGGTTAACCCGGGATTGCACAGGGGGTCGGGCTTCCTGACCTGTCGTAGTTTTCGGATCAGGAGCGTCAGGAGAAGCCACAGGAAGGTGGCCGCCACACACGTGCACGTCAGAGTGGGAATCTCCATGGATGGCGTTTCGGGCGCATTGACCCATATGTAGGCGGAGCTCTCCACGGAGCCCCTCTGGTTGCTGGCCTGGCATGTATACAAGCCCTGGTCCTCGGCGGTGATGCGCTCGATATGGAGCGAGCCCTCCTTTGCTGACATGGCAATACCTGACAATGGTAAAAGCCACGTGAGGATAAAGAAGTGCATTTGACATCGCGTAGCCATTCCATTCTTGGTTTTTACCAGATCCTGCCGACAGAGCGCGTTGGTTCTTGTACCACGTGACAGCCGGTGGCGGGACGCCCTCGGCGGGGCAACGGAGGCTCACCGAGCTGCTGACGTTGACCGTACGATCCGTCAAATTCTTGAGCAGCTCTGGAGGCTCCAGGGCTGAGCAGAAAAACAGAGGACGCAATTGCACCCCACTCGACACTAGGGGGCAGTGCAGGCGATTGTTGAACACCGGCAGAAACGCATCCCCGTGTGCTATCACTTCTCAATTCAATTCCGCTAAGGTCTCGCGCCGGCTAACCGAACTGCGATGTCTATCGCAGTTCCCTTTCCTGCTCCTGTACTGTACTTGATAAAAGCTTGAATTGTGTGTAGTTGTGATTGTCAAGTCATAAAGGAGCCATTGTATCAGAACAACAAATGCACCTACGACCAAACTATTTCGGTCACTATGACACATTGCTAttaactcatctgatttgaaccTCACTCACCCCGAAAGCcactcttctgtttttttcttacttGTGAAGGAAGTGGACTAATTCATTTTTTCTCACTGGTCACCCAGTGTGTGTGGGGCGATTCCCCAAGTGGGGGTCTGGACGGAGGAAGTGGACGTGTCGGGCGTTGATTGTTAGAGCGAGCGGTGCGCAGACATGAAGCAAAGTCACTTAAGCCAGGCGACTGGTTGTTGTTTCCCCCATCTTCGGACAACAATTGATGATTGTGCAAGCGGGGGCCTGACAGTGTCTGATTGGCTGATTGTTCCCGCGGCCCAGCGCAGGGGCCTGTAAATGTGGCATGGTGGGAAGTGCCATTGTGCGCCCTTCCTCCGGACCAGATCCCATTCCCACGTGAAAGAGGTACCGAGCAAAGGCAGGGTGGGGCCTAAGGAAGCCGAGGGGACCCGATTCCCAAAGTCcgtgagagagacagagagagagcgtggCTGTTTGTTTGGTTGCGACATACGTGCACAAAGACATCAGGATGTCCCGAAATAAGGAGGCCCTCGTGCTGGGATAATTGCAGCACTCTGCTTGCGAGCTTAACCAGATGACGGAAGCCTGGCAGTGGCTAAACGACGGAATCAGGAACTCACCTGAGACCCTCACCTGCGCCACCAGGTGGGCCTCCTGCCCCGTCAAGCGGTGGCGGGCGGCGCACATGTAGGCGCCTGAGTCTTGCGCGCTCAGGTTGCTTAGCGACAACAGCAGAGAGCGTGAGAACTCCCCCGTGGACGCTTGCCCGCTGAGGGCGGTGCCCCCGCCGCCGGCGGGATGCAAGCGTCGCCACGACAGGCTGCTGTACAGGTGCTTGTTGGCGCTGCAGGTGAGGCGCAGATCTCCGCCTTCCCTGGCGTCTTCCCCCTGGCTCAAGGCAAAGCCTCCTGGAACGTCTGAGAAGAGAGGTCGAGTGGttctatatatatttgttttgacCTAACCACAAATGGTACGTGGGCTCCCTCTACTGGTACGATAAAGGTAAAGACAGGTAAAGAGAGCCCCAATgattgtctcacacacacatctgggtgtggtgaaattggcCTCTGCATTTAAGCCATCCccgaagggagcagtgagcagcagcggtggcgccgccgcgcccgggaatcatttggtgatctaagccTAACCCAATTCCaagccttaatgctgagtgccaagcagggaggcagcgggtcccatttttagtctttggccgggcggccggggtttgaacccacaaccttccggtctcagggcggtgaacactctaccactaggaaTTCAAACTAACTAAGCTTCCCAGTCCAAAGTGGCTAGCCTGCTAGCTAACAGTACGCATTTCAGCGTCAAGAGCGCATGATTGAAATCATTCATTACTGCCATTGATCCGGGCAATAAAAAAGTCAATTGATTCGTCACTGCCGCAATTACAATCTAAACGTTCATGTTTGAATCAACGtactcttttttgttgttgtagttttctttcctttcaagGGCTCTGGCTACAACGAGAGAGAAGGCTTTGATTGCAAGTGGTGCCATTGGAGAAAGTAGCTGCCATTCACGGTGACATGTCCAAGCCGGCCGCCATTTTGGAGCACCTATCCATGACTATTGTGGCCAGCGTGAAGACGGCGAGAAAAAGTCTTTCTATTTACTTTAGCCCTTTGAAACTTCCCGCGGAAACGGCTCGAGAGCTTCCTGATGGCGGATTGTGTTTATCTTTCCCGAACACCCCGAGGCCTCCCGAAATAAAGCCGGGCTGCCAGTCCAAGGAAATGCGCCGTGCGAGACGGGGCTAGTGGAATGATAAGGGCCCACGGACGGGTTCCTGTTTCGTTCTCGCAAGCTCAATTGTACTCGGACGCGCTAAAGAGCAACACAATGAACCTCACCCAAATTTCTAGTGAAATACACAGTTCAACTTAATGAAGATGCTTTTCCGAATGGGACTTCTTTTCACGAGACtccgcctagcaacaagtgaccaGCTTGCTTGTGATTTTCCAATTTGTCATTATTTGTAGGTGTGCTCACCTGTGACGTAGAAGGGGATGTCCAGGTGGTCCAGTCCCACAGAGTTGGAAGCCACGCAACGGAACACACCTGACACCAGAGCCCGGGCCACGGTCGCAACACCCACCGTCTAAACGCACACGCACCTGTGAGTCCATTTCTAATCCGAGGACATGAACATATGTTAGTATCACGCTGGCGTGTCATGTTCCACCTTGGTCTTCCCCTGAAGCACTTCCTGTCTGTGGGTCACACTCAGGATGCGGTTTTGTGTGGACGTGGCGGGGAGCCCCTCGCTCACGGGGAGCCACACGGATGTCGGAGCTGCGCACCTTcagtgaggaagaggaggacactCAGCTGTGTTGACAATTCAGCAGCTGTACATACATGCGCATGCATACAAGGTATGACGGTTTCGGTCTTAGTCACAAATTGGCATCAAACACCTTCCGCTCTAAATATAGAGAGCCACTGTATTCCTTCACCGCTGCTCGATAGATACGCGTTACCGAGGAACCGTTTGGAAGCATTAGTGTCTCTGGATTCCGTCCGGTAGGAGGCCACGGGACTTCCTGTTTTGGACGGCTCAGAATGGCCTCCTGCTATTGTTGGACCCCAAACGTTCCATTTGAGGTCCGTTGTGCAAAGATACAAATATGTGCTAACTTTTAGCTTGTTGCTGACTTTTATGGATGTAACTTTGTGGACACATTGAATAGATCAAATGTTAGCTCTTTTGTCCATGAGGTGTTATTTTCGTTTCCCTGATTGCTCTTCCTTCTTGGATTGTACAATGTGTGCGGCCCACCCTgtgcgtcacacacacaccacacaccacacacacatgcgcgtcTGTGGTACTCTCACTccaaatggaaataaaagtgtAAGGTTTTGCGATAAAGATTTGTTAGTCACACAAAGACAAGTagacaagacacacacacaccaatcaCTCCACACCCActcagtgtatgtgtgtgtgtgtttgtacgtaCGTCTTCACTAACTACACCTAACTGTTCTTGTCTACAGCCCAAAATTACCACACAGATATTTAAAAGAACAATGCACATATATAAGTGAAGTTTAATGCAAAACAACATCAACTGTTacaaacaatttaaaaacaaatatgtttggACAGAgtcatacaaatatttttgctCATATGTAAGTTAGTTgtataaaattattaaatattagCTTCATATATTACTCATAGAACATCTTTATACAAGGGGCACATTTGCAAACTTGCACGCACCCATCCGTACACACACGCTTGCATGTCAAGTGTATGAAGGATAATTAGGACCACATGGGTGAGAGCAATGATAaagcatgaagaaaaaaaagttaaaaaaagaaaaatctctatacatatatatatatataaatataaatatacacaTTATACATTATTAGTACATATAAAGTACATATgtatattccccccccccccaaatcggAGTGGCCCTGTTCATCCTTCATGCAAACGGCTCATCGCTGTTTGCGACACACAGACAATTGGGGCTGTTCTAATCGCGACATAAATCTCTCGGCGGACTTCCTACATGGTAGGCGTCCGGCTTTTTTTCAACTATGAAACCTTGTGTCCACTCCCTCTTCTCTTTTTCCATTTCTTTctggaggaaaacaaacaaacaacaaaccgTAAAAACTCACAGCttctgtggatgtgtgtgtgtgtgtgtgtgtgtgggcggggCAGGGCAGGGGGGAGCAGGGTGTCAGGTCAGGGGTCGGGGGGTCACGCACCCATGATAGTACCACTCTAGGACACCAAAAAACAAGCAAAGCAGCTTCGATAGATGTGGCTGGTTGCATAGCATGGAAGAAATAAATAAGTGAAACAGGTGTCTCTCTATGTGTAAGTACGTATATGAGCCTGGTGTGCTGGGGCTCCACTGCTCAGCAGTGTTGCAAGTCCACTCCAGCTCAACAAGGCTTCTTCCACCGAGGATGCGGGATGCAAACGAGTACGCTAGTCACAAAAGGTTTGGAAGGTCAGGAAGACGCTTCAATGCACGTTGGAATGCAGTCGACAACTGGAAGAAGTGTTGTTGCATGTACTGGGAGAAATGCAAGTTTTGCTTTTAGGCTCATCCTGAACTCCCACCTTAATATACTTAACATTTTGCAACtagcgtatgtgtgtgcgtgtgcactggTGATgggggcggcagcagcagcagcagcagcagcagcagcagcagagttCTGGTGATGGGAAGATGTGTGTGAGGgtgggaaggggaggggaggggaggggggggggggggcgtctcaAGAATAGATCAAGTCTTTCGGAAGCAGCCCTGTGCCACGTTTGAAGACGAAGGGGACAATCACGCTGCTGGGAAGCGTCTCGCGTCGGGAGAGGAAGCCAAACAACGAGAGGAAAAGCGCTCTGATTTTCGCACAGGAAGCCCAGCGCGCCTCCTGCCCGGGCCTGATAAGAAGAGCTGCCATTCCCATGGCCGGACCAGCGCCGGCGGACCCCGCTATGTGCGGGGACCCAAAAGAGAAGAGCTCctgggcccggcccggcccggcccggcccctgGCGCCCGCCGGGCCTCCTCCGGCTCGGCGTCAAGCTTGCGGTGCAGCCGGGCTGCGAAGAACAAGTGAGGCCCAGTGAGGATCCGGCACGCAGcacaagacaagcacaggaTAAGCACAAACGGCACATTTAGCAAGAGTGACCTGCAAGTGTCCCGTCACTATTTAGCAAGAGTGACCTGCAAGTGTCCCATCACTATTTAGCAACAGTGACCTGCAAAGTGTGAGCAAAATGACTATTTAGCAAGGCTGGGATCACCATTTAGCAATTGTAGCAGTATAGTATGAATTTGAACTGCCTGCCGTACAAGTGAGAAACCATTTCGGAAATCTTCATGGGAGGGAGGCTGCGAGTTGCTCACGAGCGTGGTggaaagggagggggcgggcgcTCTTGCTTTTAGGGGTCAAAGTTTGAGTATGTGGATGATGTCACCGGCGTCCCTGCTCTCAGGTAACACTTAACCTCCGCGGCTGGCGCTCGCGAGCTACACAATACGTCTTTGACCCCCGAAAACCGTTCCGTCTCTTCTTGCCAAGTGTGCgtcttgcgtgcgtgcgtgcgtgcgtgcgtacgtgcgtgcggCTGGCCTGCTCCGATAGAAGAAAAAGCATCGGAGGATGTGCTGTGcaatcacaataataaacagGCCTCTCACCCTAAGCCCTCCGCAGGAAAGCCATTAAATCATCCACGTTTGATTTGGAAGGCAACAAATCGGGCCTGAGAGCACGGAACTGCCCTCTATTCaagtctctgtgtgtgtgtgtgtgtgtgtgtgtgtgttcctctcTCTCCTTTCAAGTCTCTCATGttctgtgtgagtgagtgagtgagtgagtgtttgAATGGACCATGCACACCACACTTTGCATTATGAagggattaaaaaagaaaaaaaagaacgcaAAGAAAGCGAAAAAGTGACACAATgagacacacgcagacacacaaagCGCACACGGACGTTCTGCCACATTCAGACACACATGAAAGCGCCTCAAAGGCATCTGTTGTCCTTACAAGAAGGAAACAGTGTCTGGACACATGCTGAAATAGACAAAACATGGCTTGTTTACTCAATCacacaatgcacacacacacacacgcacacaccatttAACGCACAACAATAACAGCAGAGGGGACgggccgctttttttttttttttttttactgtgacaTTTCAGCATTGTATGTGTATGTGGATGCAACTAaccgttaaaaaaataatatcagcAATAATTTGCATTCTAAGACGTCtcaaggacatttttttttttaacttggtagTCACTAATCAAAAACAAACCTAGTATTCTAAACCACCTTAAACGTGACATTgccaataaaagatgaaaaacagAACCCTCAAAATCAGAAAATCAACGTACGATTAAAAAGTGGTCTTAAAAGTCAcggcacaaacaaacaaacaaataatacTGATTGTAATCGAAAGGTTCGCCTCAAATTTGCCTTAAAACAAGCAAAGTCAATTTGGCCCGAATCAAAACGTCAGCAGGGGacagacaaaagcaaaagccTGCTCGATTCAAAAGGGCTTCCGATTCACCCTTTGCTAGCTGGCGTCAGTCAGGTGCGTACTCACAGGCCTTTGGGCGGACACGGGTGCCAGAGCCAGTGGAGGTGCGGCGCGGGGACGGCGTGGGACGTGCAGTGCACCGACCGTGGGCTCCCCCGGGGTACGGCGCCCGAGTCCCGCGACGACACGGCTTTCTCGCCGATCTGAGGACTCACTGGGACACGCAAATCGGCACATGTAACAACACAAAGCGAGACATTGCCGTCAAGGTCTTACCGTTGACCACCAGGATGAGCGTGAGGTTCTGGTAGAGTCCGTGCTCCTGGTTGTGGACGCGCACGGTATATTTGCCCGCATCTTCCTCGGCCACGTCGCGGATGACCAGGGAATGGC
Coding sequences:
- the flt1 gene encoding vascular endothelial growth factor receptor 1 isoform X3 — translated: MSPDVLYLKEKQPLVIPCRVTHPNITSTLVKFPNHSLSPDQRNIVWNSKRGFTIRSPTFYYIGLFFCQTLVDGVTHKSRIYIVHRPVSNILDVYLNSTGPVQALKGERLVLNCTATGELNTRVNISWDYPGKTSSSGSTSKRLLKHRTHMLFYNILTIPKLRRTDRGLYTCRVSSGNKTKQQKVTVSVYDRPFIRLKPRRGSVIEARAGQKSYRISPKLRAFPAPQVIWLKDGTVAAEQCSRYLLDGHSLVIRDVAEEDAGKYTVRVHNQEHGLYQNLTLILVVNVSPQIGEKAVSSRDSGAVPRGSPRSVHCTSHAVPAPHLHWLWHPCPPKGLCAAPTSVWLPVSEGLPATSTQNRILSVTHRQEVLQGKTKTVGVATVARALVSGVFRCVASNSVGLDHLDIPFYVTDVPGGFALSQGEDAREGGDLRLTCSANKHLYSSLSWRRLHPAGGGGTALSGQASTGEFSRSLLLSLSNLSAQDSGAYMCAARHRLTGQEAHLVAQVRVSALEPPELLKNLTDRTVNVSSSVSLRCPAEGVPPPAVTWYKNQRALSAGSGIAMSAKEGSLHIERITAEDQGLYTCQASNQRGSVESSAYIWVNAPETPSMEIPTLTCTCVAATFLWLLLTLLIRKLRQPDNSQSQTEYLSIILDSGEGPVPEQSERLQYDPNRWEFPRERLKLGKNLGRGAFGKVVRAAAFGMDNASSCTTVAVKMLKEGATVSEHKALVTELKILNYIGHHVNVVNLLGACTKPGGPLMVIVEYCRHGNLSSFLRSKREMFEVARRKSGKKSCNIQREMNDDTNIGDDTSDSSLFLEDLISFSFQVARGMDFLASRKCIHRDLAARNVLLSDNKVVKICDFGLARDIYKDPDYVRKGDARLPLKWMSPESIFDKVFTTQSDVWAFGVLLWEIFSLGASPYPGLHTDEDFCRRLKAGTRMRAPEYSTADIYSTMLACWEAEPSERPSFSNLADTLGDLLRPTVKLDGKNWIPLGSRVESRKSGETSLAVTNLSYMHAVVAKLDTFEEMPCEDPRHRSEDCDSGMVLPSEELQRLSWSNGVKEAVRLHSNGSSGWDSDLGGSPPPDYNLFYPSF
- the flt1 gene encoding vascular endothelial growth factor receptor 1 isoform X2 encodes the protein MNFLLTFLLCGLYALFAKGADEEADGKYSVPVLEGTHRQLVLEINQTLELRCRGRWELSWSFPPDLPHERIRVEESRCGRAQRLHCSRVTLLGGSRPGHTGSFLCRYRHRAQQQASVYVYVTDSRQPFVDHSEMSPDVLYLKEKQPLVIPCRVTHPNITSTLVKFPNHSLSPDQRNIVWNSKRGFTIRSPTFYYIGLFFCQTLVDGVTHKSRIYIVHRPVSNILDVYLNSTGPVQALKGERLVLNCTATGELNTRVNISWDYPGKTSSSGSTSKRLLKHRTHMLFYNILTIPKLRRTDRGLYTCRVSSGNKTKQQKVTVSVYDRPFIRLKPRRGSVIEARAGQKSYRISPKLRAFPAPQVIWLKDGTVAAEQCSRYLLDGHSLVIRDVAEEDAGKYTVRVHNQEHGLYQNLTLILVVNVSPQIGEKAVSSRDSGAVPRGSPRSVHCTSHAVPAPHLHWLWHPCPPKGLCAAPTSVWLPVSEGLPATSTQNRILSVTHRQEVLQGKTKTVGVATVARALVSGVFRCVASNSVGLDHLDIPFYVTDVPGGFALSQGEDAREGGDLRLTCSANKHLYSSLSWRRLHPAGGGGTALSGQASTGEFSRSLLLSLSNLSAQDSGAYMCAARHRLTGQEAHLVAQVRVSALEPPELLKNLTDRTVNVSSSVSLRCPAEGVPPPAVTWYKNQRALSAGSGIAMSAKEGSLHIERITAEDQGLYTCQASNQRGSVESSAYIWVNAPETPSMEIPTLTCTCVAATFLWLLLTLLIRKLRQPDNSQSQTEYLSIILDSGEGPVPEQSERLQYDPNRWEFPRERLKLGKNLGRGAFGKVVRAAAFGMDNASSCTTVAVKMLKEGATVSEHKALVTELKILNYIGHHVNVVNLLGACTKPGGPLMVIVEYCRHGNLSSFLRSKREMFEVARRKSGKKSCNIQREMNDDTNIGDDTSDSSLFLEDLISFSFQVARGMDFLASRKCIHRDLAARNVLLSDNKVVKICDFGLARDIYKDPDYVRKGDARLPLKWMSPESIFDKVFTTQSDVWAFGVLLWEIFSLGASPYPGLHTDEDFCRRLKAGTRMRAPEYSTADIYSTMLACWEAEPSERPSFSNLADTLGDLLRPTDGKNWIPLGSRVESRKSGETSLAVTNLSYMHAVVAKLDTFEEMPCEDPRHRSEDCDSGMVLPSEELQRLSWSNGVKEAVRLHSNGSSGWDSDLGGSPPPDYNLFYPSF
- the flt1 gene encoding vascular endothelial growth factor receptor 1 isoform X4 → MALRISSGTGNWSPKIPQFPNHSLSPDQRNIVWNSKRGFTIRSPTFYYIGLFFCQTLVDGVTHKSRIYIVHRPVSNILDVYLNSTGPVQALKGERLVLNCTATGELNTRVNISWDYPGKTSSSGSTSKRLLKHRTHMLFYNILTIPKLRRTDRGLYTCRVSSGNKTKQQKVTVSVYDRPFIRLKPRRGSVIEARAGQKSYRISPKLRAFPAPQVIWLKDGTVAAEQCSRYLLDGHSLVIRDVAEEDAGKYTVRVHNQEHGLYQNLTLILVVNVSPQIGEKAVSSRDSGAVPRGSPRSVHCTSHAVPAPHLHWLWHPCPPKGLCAAPTSVWLPVSEGLPATSTQNRILSVTHRQEVLQGKTKTVGVATVARALVSGVFRCVASNSVGLDHLDIPFYVTDVPGGFALSQGEDAREGGDLRLTCSANKHLYSSLSWRRLHPAGGGGTALSGQASTGEFSRSLLLSLSNLSAQDSGAYMCAARHRLTGQEAHLVAQVRVSALEPPELLKNLTDRTVNVSSSVSLRCPAEGVPPPAVTWYKNQRALSAGSGIAMSAKEGSLHIERITAEDQGLYTCQASNQRGSVESSAYIWVNAPETPSMEIPTLTCTCVAATFLWLLLTLLIRKLRQPDNSQSQTEYLSIILDSGEGPVPEQSERLQYDPNRWEFPRERLKLGKNLGRGAFGKVVRAAAFGMDNASSCTTVAVKMLKEGATVSEHKALVTELKILNYIGHHVNVVNLLGACTKPGGPLMVIVEYCRHGNLSSFLRSKREMFEVARRKSGKKSCNIQREMNDDTNIGDDTSDSSLFLEDLISFSFQVARGMDFLASRKCIHRDLAARNVLLSDNKVVKICDFGLARDIYKDPDYVRKGDARLPLKWMSPESIFDKVFTTQSDVWAFGVLLWEIFSLGASPYPGLHTDEDFCRRLKAGTRMRAPEYSTADIYSTMLACWEAEPSERPSFSNLADTLGDLLRPTVKLDGKNWIPLGSRVESRKSGETSLAVTNLSYMHAVVAKLDTFEEMPCEDPRHRSEDCDSGMVLPSEELQRLSWSNGVKEAVRLHSNGSSGWDSDLGGSPPPDYNLFYPSF